CGTTCCGACTGGGTGGCATTTGCCTCCGGCAGCATCGGCAGCCGCTTCATCCTCGACAGCAGCATCCACTACAACCAAAACGACAAACGCGCCGAGAACTACGCCGTCGGTGCAAGCTACCGTCCCGCACAGGGCAAAGTGCTGAACGCCCGCTACAAATACGGGCGCAATGAAAAAATCTACCTGCAGGCCGATGGCTCCTATTTTTACGACAAACTCAGCCAGCTCGACCTGTCCGCACAATGGCCGCTGACGCGCAACCTGTCGGCCGTCGTCCGCTACAACTACGGTTTTGAAGCCAAAAAACCGATAGAAATGCTGGCGGGTGCGGAATACAAAAGCAGTTGCGGCTGCTGGGGCGCGGGCGTGTACGCCCAACGCTACGTTACCGGCGAAAACACCTACAAAAACGCCGTCTTCCTTACCCTGCAATTAAAAGACTTGAGCAATATCGGCAGGGTTCCCAAAGGTGCGATGGACATTGCCGTACCCGGCTATATCCCGAATCTGGACCTTTCAGGCAGGCGCAGAACGCAGCCGTAAACAGACCGAATCCCCGTCCTGTTCCAACGAACCTGCCGTCCACCGAACAACCCCGATTCCGCCGAACCCAAGTGCGGAATCCAACCGATAAGGAAATATCGATGAAGATAAAAACCCTGATGATAGCCGCCGCACTGCTGAGCGCGTCCTACAGCCAAGCGGCACCCCGTGCGGCAAAACCCGCACCTGCCGCCAAAGCCGCCAAGCCGGCGGAGACGGCACGCCAAGAAGCCGCCCAACAGGAAAGCGGCATACACTTTTCAGACGGCATCGCCGCCGTTGCCGACAACGAAGTCATCACACGCCGCAGGCTGGCACAGGCTGTTGCCGATGCCAAGGCAAACCTGCCCAAAGGCGTACAAATCAGCGATACGGCATTGACCGAACAAGTACTGATGCAGCTGGTCAACCAATCCCTGATCGTACAGGCGGGCAAACGCCGCAACATCCAAGCGACCGAAGCCGAAATCGATGCCGTTGTTGCACAAAATCCCGCCCTCAAAAACCTCAGCCCCGCCCAACGCCGCGAGCTTGCCGACAACATCATTGCCGAAAAAGTCCGGGAGCAGGCAGTGATGCAGAACAGCCGGGTAAGCGAGGCAGAGGTCGACCGCTTTATCGAACAGGCGCAGAAACAGGGCATTACCCTGCCCGAAGGCGAGCCGATGCGCCAATACCGCGCCCAACACATCCTGATTAAGGCCGACAGCGAAAACGCCGCCGTCGGTGCAGAAAGCACCATCCGCAAAATCTACGGAGAGGCCCGCAGCGGCACAGACTTTTCCAGCCTGGCGCGCCAATATTCGCAAGACGCGAGCGCGGGCAACGGCGGCGACTTGGGCTGGTTTGCCGACGGCGTAATGGTTCCCGCCTTTGAAGAAGCCGTCCGCAGCCTCAAACCCGGCCAAGTCAGCGCGCCCGTACGCACCCAGTTTGGCTGGCACATCATCAAGCTGAACGAAGTACGCGAGGCCGGCACGCCTCAGGAACGCGTCCGCAACGCCGTGCGCCAGTATATTTTCCAACAGAAGGCGGAGCGTGCGACCGCCGACCTGTTGCGTGACCTGCATTCCGGCGCGTACATCGACATCCGCTAAGGCGGTTTGAAGCAAAAAGCCATACCGATCGGCAACAATCCGGGCGGTATGGCTTTTTTGAATTTCGAGTTACTTTTACACCGTCATTCGTCATTCCCGTGCAGGCGGGAATCCGGTTATTTAAAACCGCAGAGATTTATCCGAAGCAACAA
Above is a window of Neisseria sp. Marseille-Q6792 DNA encoding:
- a CDS encoding peptidylprolyl isomerase, with amino-acid sequence MKIKTLMIAAALLSASYSQAAPRAAKPAPAAKAAKPAETARQEAAQQESGIHFSDGIAAVADNEVITRRRLAQAVADAKANLPKGVQISDTALTEQVLMQLVNQSLIVQAGKRRNIQATEAEIDAVVAQNPALKNLSPAQRRELADNIIAEKVREQAVMQNSRVSEAEVDRFIEQAQKQGITLPEGEPMRQYRAQHILIKADSENAAVGAESTIRKIYGEARSGTDFSSLARQYSQDASAGNGGDLGWFADGVMVPAFEEAVRSLKPGQVSAPVRTQFGWHIIKLNEVREAGTPQERVRNAVRQYIFQQKAERATADLLRDLHSGAYIDIR